One genomic window of Salvia miltiorrhiza cultivar Shanhuang (shh) chromosome 4, IMPLAD_Smil_shh, whole genome shotgun sequence includes the following:
- the LOC131022733 gene encoding solute carrier family 40 member 2 isoform X1 has product METTKGEQLAHQTHSFPSSSVVNLYVGHFLARWGSRMWEFSVGLYMINVWPDSLLLAAAYGVVESASTALFGPLIGQLVDKLSYTRILQLWLLCQNLSFAVAGGAVVAILMHTDLMTANYAAFICLLVLINISGAVAVLSSLAGTILVEREWVVVMSEGQSPGVLTKMNSVIRRIDLTCKLFAPVLTGFVISFVSLAASAMALAIWNIASVFLIYFLLMSVYEGIPRLRDASERRVSSRSTVREVDESASTYHERESLIPSNANEGTVISKFLSLPYISAWRVYINQDVALPGLALALLYFTVLSFGTLMTAALEWQGIPAYVIGIARGVSATVGIAATFGYPVLEARISTLRTGLWSIWSQWACILLCVASVFMRSRISSAYVLMAGVASSRLGLWMFDLSVIQQMQDHVAESDRCVVGGVQNSLQSMLDLMTYIMGMVISNPQDFWKLIVLSFVVVTLAALSYSVHIYRVREHLVHLDKLLRLIKW; this is encoded by the exons ATGGAAACAACGAAGGGTGAGCAATTAGCACACCAAACACATTCATTTCCGTCTTCCTCAGTCGTAAATTTATATGTTGGCCACTTTTTAGCCAGATGGGGCTCCAG GATGTGGGAGTTCTCAGTCGGTTTGTACATGATCAATGTTTGGCCGGACTCCCTACTTCTTGCTGCAGCTTATGGCGTGGTGGAGTCTGCTTCGACTGCTCTGTTTGGTCCTTTAATCGGACAGTTGGTGGATAAGTTGTCCTACACCCGG ATTCTCCAACTCTGGCTTCTGTGTCAAAATCTCTCTTTTGCTGTTGCTGGAGGCGCAGTCGTTGCTATACTGATGCATACGGACTTGATGACTGCCAATTACGCGGCATTCATCTGTCTCCTCGTACTCATCAATATCTCCGGAGCTGTTGCCGTGCTTTCCTCTCTGGCCGGAACCATCTTGGTCGAAAGAGAATG GGTGGTTGTGATGTCAGAAGGCCAGTCTCCTGGAGTTTTGACGAAGATGAACTCGGTAATACGAAGGATCGATCTAACCTGCAAGCTGTTTGCTCCCGTGCTCACCGGCTTCGTTATCAGCTTCGTGTCGCTAGCTGCATCCGCTATGGCCCTAGCGATCTGGAACATAGCATCCGTGTTCTTGATATACTTCCTTCTCATGTCCGTGTACGAAGGGATCCCGAGACTAAGAGACGCGAGTGAGAGAAGGGTGTCGTCAAGATCCACGGTCAGGGAAGTAGACGAGAGTGCATCCACTTACCACGAACGAGAGAGCTTGATTCCTTCAAACGCGAACGAAGGGACCGTGATTTCGAAATTTCTGAGTCTTCCTTACATCAGTGCTTGGAGAGTTTACATCAACCAAGACGTCGCCCTCCCCGGACTTGCTCTCGCGTTGCTGTATTTCACCGTGCTCAG CTTCGGAACGTTGATGACTGCTGCTCTAGAGTGGCAAGGCATACCTGCATATGTCATTGGGATTGCACGTGGAGTGAGTGCCACGGTTGGGATAGCGGCCACGTTCGGGTACCCCGTGTTGGAGGCTCGTATCTCAACCCTACGAACAGGCCTTTGGTCGATATGGTCTCAA TGGGCTTGTATCTTGTTATGCGTTGCTTCTGTATTCATGAGGAGTCGAATCTCCTCAGCGTACGTGCTGATGGCCGGAGTCGCCTCGTCTCGTTTAGGTCTATGGATGTTTGATCTCTCTGTCATTCAGCAAATGCAG GATCACGTAGCTGAATCTGATCGTTGTGTCGTTGGTGGCGTTCAAAACTCGCTTCAGTCCATGCTCGACTTGATGACTTACATTATGGGCATGGTGATCTCCAATCCGCAG GATTTTTGGAAATTGATCGTGTTGTCGTTCGTGGTGGTGACTCTGGCGGCCTTGTCGTACAGCGTGCATATTTATCGAGTTCGGGAGCACCTAGTCCACCTAGACAAGCTTCTCCGGCTGATTAAATGGTGA
- the LOC131023004 gene encoding uncharacterized protein LOC131023004: protein MDLLQQETFSIRKTYVAMRGTPEKVKWYPMISKSLAAPKCIFILWLAILKRMATCDRLLRFGIQCEQVCCLCKQENESLNHLFFTCEFSAQVWRKLANWCGVRQQAFAWDAEVEYLENQGTSNTGKQLMYRLVVATAVYHLWRERNDRKFNSKESDVDRVVRQCQLMMVVRGSKNAKVQKMFLN, encoded by the coding sequence ATGGATCTTTTGCAGCAAGAGACATTCTCCATCAGGAAAACCTATGTGGCTATGAGAGGAACACCAGAAAAGGTGAAGTGGTATCCTATGATCAGTAAAAGCTTAGCTGCACCTAAATGCATCTTTATATTATGGCTTGCTATACTGAAAAGGATGGCAACATGTGACAGATTGCTAAGGTTTGGAATACAGTGTGAGCAAGTATGTTGTTTATGCAAGCAGGAGAATGAGTCACTTAATCACTTATTCTTTACTTGTGAATTCTCGGCTCAAGTGTGGAGGAAATTAGCTAATTGGTGTGGAGTTAGGCAGCAGGCTTTTGCTTGGGATGCAGAGGTGGAGTATTTGGAAAATCAAGGAACATCTAACACCGGGAAACAACTCATGTACAGGTTAGTGGTTGCTACTGCTGTTTATCATTTATGGCGGGAGAGAAATGATAGAAAATTCAATAGTAAAGAAAGTGATGTAGATAGAGTAGTGAGACAATGTCAATTGATGATGGTGGTGAGAGGAAGTAAGAATGCTAAAGTTCAAAAGATGTTTTTGAACTAA
- the LOC131022733 gene encoding solute carrier family 40 member 2 isoform X3, protein MWEFSVGLYMINVWPDSLLLAAAYGVVESASTALFGPLIGQLVDKLSYTRILQLWLLCQNLSFAVAGGAVVAILMHTDLMTANYAAFICLLVLINISGAVAVLSSLAGTILVEREWVVVMSEGQSPGVLTKMNSVIRRIDLTCKLFAPVLTGFVISFVSLAASAMALAIWNIASVFLIYFLLMSVYEGIPRLRDASERRVSSRSTVREVDESASTYHERESLIPSNANEGTVISKFLSLPYISAWRVYINQDVALPGLALALLYFTVLSFGTLMTAALEWQGIPAYVIGIARGVSATVGIAATFGYPVLEARISTLRTGLWSIWSQWACILLCVASVFMRSRISSAYVLMAGVASSRLGLWMFDLSVIQQMQDHVAESDRCVVGGVQNSLQSMLDLMTYIMGMVISNPQDFWKLIVLSFVVVTLAALSYSVHIYRVREHLVHLDKLLRLIKW, encoded by the exons ATGTGGGAGTTCTCAGTCGGTTTGTACATGATCAATGTTTGGCCGGACTCCCTACTTCTTGCTGCAGCTTATGGCGTGGTGGAGTCTGCTTCGACTGCTCTGTTTGGTCCTTTAATCGGACAGTTGGTGGATAAGTTGTCCTACACCCGG ATTCTCCAACTCTGGCTTCTGTGTCAAAATCTCTCTTTTGCTGTTGCTGGAGGCGCAGTCGTTGCTATACTGATGCATACGGACTTGATGACTGCCAATTACGCGGCATTCATCTGTCTCCTCGTACTCATCAATATCTCCGGAGCTGTTGCCGTGCTTTCCTCTCTGGCCGGAACCATCTTGGTCGAAAGAGAATG GGTGGTTGTGATGTCAGAAGGCCAGTCTCCTGGAGTTTTGACGAAGATGAACTCGGTAATACGAAGGATCGATCTAACCTGCAAGCTGTTTGCTCCCGTGCTCACCGGCTTCGTTATCAGCTTCGTGTCGCTAGCTGCATCCGCTATGGCCCTAGCGATCTGGAACATAGCATCCGTGTTCTTGATATACTTCCTTCTCATGTCCGTGTACGAAGGGATCCCGAGACTAAGAGACGCGAGTGAGAGAAGGGTGTCGTCAAGATCCACGGTCAGGGAAGTAGACGAGAGTGCATCCACTTACCACGAACGAGAGAGCTTGATTCCTTCAAACGCGAACGAAGGGACCGTGATTTCGAAATTTCTGAGTCTTCCTTACATCAGTGCTTGGAGAGTTTACATCAACCAAGACGTCGCCCTCCCCGGACTTGCTCTCGCGTTGCTGTATTTCACCGTGCTCAG CTTCGGAACGTTGATGACTGCTGCTCTAGAGTGGCAAGGCATACCTGCATATGTCATTGGGATTGCACGTGGAGTGAGTGCCACGGTTGGGATAGCGGCCACGTTCGGGTACCCCGTGTTGGAGGCTCGTATCTCAACCCTACGAACAGGCCTTTGGTCGATATGGTCTCAA TGGGCTTGTATCTTGTTATGCGTTGCTTCTGTATTCATGAGGAGTCGAATCTCCTCAGCGTACGTGCTGATGGCCGGAGTCGCCTCGTCTCGTTTAGGTCTATGGATGTTTGATCTCTCTGTCATTCAGCAAATGCAG GATCACGTAGCTGAATCTGATCGTTGTGTCGTTGGTGGCGTTCAAAACTCGCTTCAGTCCATGCTCGACTTGATGACTTACATTATGGGCATGGTGATCTCCAATCCGCAG GATTTTTGGAAATTGATCGTGTTGTCGTTCGTGGTGGTGACTCTGGCGGCCTTGTCGTACAGCGTGCATATTTATCGAGTTCGGGAGCACCTAGTCCACCTAGACAAGCTTCTCCGGCTGATTAAATGGTGA
- the LOC131022733 gene encoding solute carrier family 40 member 2 isoform X2 yields MDEPLIEEANAKHSSLLLLKLYIGHFLARWGARMWEFSVGLYMINVWPDSLLLAAAYGVVESASTALFGPLIGQLVDKLSYTRILQLWLLCQNLSFAVAGGAVVAILMHTDLMTANYAAFICLLVLINISGAVAVLSSLAGTILVEREWVVVMSEGQSPGVLTKMNSVIRRIDLTCKLFAPVLTGFVISFVSLAASAMALAIWNIASVFLIYFLLMSVYEGIPRLRDASERRVSSRSTVREVDESASTYHERESLIPSNANEGTVISKFLSLPYISAWRVYINQDVALPGLALALLYFTVLSFGTLMTAALEWQGIPAYVIGIARGVSATVGIAATFGYPVLEARISTLRTGLWSIWSQWACILLCVASVFMRSRISSAYVLMAGVASSRLGLWMFDLSVIQQMQDHVAESDRCVVGGVQNSLQSMLDLMTYIMGMVISNPQDFWKLIVLSFVVVTLAALSYSVHIYRVREHLVHLDKLLRLIKW; encoded by the exons ATGGATGAACCATTGATTGAGGAAGCAAATGCAAAACACTCTTCTTTACTTCTCCTAAAGCTGTATATTGGTCACTTTTTAGCCAGATGGGGTGCCAG GATGTGGGAGTTCTCAGTCGGTTTGTACATGATCAATGTTTGGCCGGACTCCCTACTTCTTGCTGCAGCTTATGGCGTGGTGGAGTCTGCTTCGACTGCTCTGTTTGGTCCTTTAATCGGACAGTTGGTGGATAAGTTGTCCTACACCCGG ATTCTCCAACTCTGGCTTCTGTGTCAAAATCTCTCTTTTGCTGTTGCTGGAGGCGCAGTCGTTGCTATACTGATGCATACGGACTTGATGACTGCCAATTACGCGGCATTCATCTGTCTCCTCGTACTCATCAATATCTCCGGAGCTGTTGCCGTGCTTTCCTCTCTGGCCGGAACCATCTTGGTCGAAAGAGAATG GGTGGTTGTGATGTCAGAAGGCCAGTCTCCTGGAGTTTTGACGAAGATGAACTCGGTAATACGAAGGATCGATCTAACCTGCAAGCTGTTTGCTCCCGTGCTCACCGGCTTCGTTATCAGCTTCGTGTCGCTAGCTGCATCCGCTATGGCCCTAGCGATCTGGAACATAGCATCCGTGTTCTTGATATACTTCCTTCTCATGTCCGTGTACGAAGGGATCCCGAGACTAAGAGACGCGAGTGAGAGAAGGGTGTCGTCAAGATCCACGGTCAGGGAAGTAGACGAGAGTGCATCCACTTACCACGAACGAGAGAGCTTGATTCCTTCAAACGCGAACGAAGGGACCGTGATTTCGAAATTTCTGAGTCTTCCTTACATCAGTGCTTGGAGAGTTTACATCAACCAAGACGTCGCCCTCCCCGGACTTGCTCTCGCGTTGCTGTATTTCACCGTGCTCAG CTTCGGAACGTTGATGACTGCTGCTCTAGAGTGGCAAGGCATACCTGCATATGTCATTGGGATTGCACGTGGAGTGAGTGCCACGGTTGGGATAGCGGCCACGTTCGGGTACCCCGTGTTGGAGGCTCGTATCTCAACCCTACGAACAGGCCTTTGGTCGATATGGTCTCAA TGGGCTTGTATCTTGTTATGCGTTGCTTCTGTATTCATGAGGAGTCGAATCTCCTCAGCGTACGTGCTGATGGCCGGAGTCGCCTCGTCTCGTTTAGGTCTATGGATGTTTGATCTCTCTGTCATTCAGCAAATGCAG GATCACGTAGCTGAATCTGATCGTTGTGTCGTTGGTGGCGTTCAAAACTCGCTTCAGTCCATGCTCGACTTGATGACTTACATTATGGGCATGGTGATCTCCAATCCGCAG GATTTTTGGAAATTGATCGTGTTGTCGTTCGTGGTGGTGACTCTGGCGGCCTTGTCGTACAGCGTGCATATTTATCGAGTTCGGGAGCACCTAGTCCACCTAGACAAGCTTCTCCGGCTGATTAAATGGTGA